The region AAGCAGTAACTCTTCACAGAGAGTATGTCTAAATGGGCAAACCAAACAAACTGCTGGGGATCAGGACCTTGTTAGTTTCCGTAGCTCTGTTCATGCGATTAGCAGCCCTAGCGGTAAAGGTGAAAACCTTGTTACAAGACCAGCAACAGAATCTGGTGAATCGGTGGCGGTGGCTGCTGGAGAAGaagcaaagaataaaaagaaacgTAGCCTTTCAGTTATGAAGACCAAGCAACCTCCAGCACCACCACGTAGATCAAACTCTCTGCACAGTAATAAGATTAGAGGTAACTCCAGGGTGGTTATTGTGGATAACAAAAGTCTTAATGACTCTGCTTCTGGGGAGGTGACATTTACTAGAGAGAATATTGTACCAGAGGATGAGACAAAGTTGGTTTCTACAAATAGCACTAAGATACCCGAAGATGTATCAAACTTCCTTAGGTCAAGCTCTCCAGATTCTTCCACCAATCCTCTGAGTTCTGCTAAGGCATCTTCAAATGAAGATGGGCTATCTCCAGAATCTAGTTCCTCCCTACAGAAAGTTCCACCAGAGGATGGGAAATTTGAACGGACCATTTCTCCATCTAGTGGTTATTCTAGTCAGAGTGGCACGCCAACACTTTCTCCAAAAGGGATCTCCCCAACCTCCCcagagaagcagaagaagaaaccaGTCAAGCCGGAAAGATCAGCGTCGCGAGCCTCATCCTCAGCAGCATCTCCTTCATCCTCAGTTACGTCTTTATCATCTGGAACATCTGAGCTTGCCAATACAGAAGTTTCTGTGTGTAGCTCAAATCAGCCTCCACAGGGATCTTCACCAACTGTTGCTACAAAAGACCTTGCACTGAAGAACAATACCTCAACTTTTAGAGAGGAAGTAAATGAGCTATTGAACATCCCACCACCTCCTAAAGTCAAAGCACcatgtcctcctcctccagagACATGGGTCCACAGCAGACGCACCTTGGAGCTCCTCTGTGGGCCTTGCCCTAATGttaaacaaaaagcagcacaaGTACAGGAAAGCACAAGTAACGACACAGGAACCCAGACTGAAACTAGGAAAGAGATGCAGGTTTTGGATCAAATTCAAACAGCTACAGACAAACCTATCATAGAACTGTCCAAAACTCAAGCAAAGCCTGAGTTACTATCAACAATGCATCCTGACAGAGTTCATGTGGTGCAGGAGGGTAAGGAATATCCAGAACAAGAAACATCTTTCGTCCaggacaaaagaaaagcaagcgtAGATGTTCAGCAGCAAGAACAGAGTAGTAGCTTTGTAATGAAGGAGCCAGAGAGTCAAGGGACAACTCCAAAGAAAGATCCCCCTCCTGTCATGAAGAAACCCATGACACTACTGCACAAAGGGGAAATGGTCTTGGCGGAGAAGTCAGTGGAGAAAGAGAACAATGTAACGAGTGGCACAGCAGAGGTCACTATATCTGTGGAGAACTACATGTCTTTAGAGAAAGGTGTGACAGCTTTATTTGACGAGAGCAAGGCTGAGATGGACAGAAGTGAAGTCCAGTCCATGCAAACACTTTCAATAGAGGTCCCCAGAATCAATAAGTTTTCTCCGCCACCTACCCCTCCCCCAGCATACCACCCGACACCGCCTCTATCAAGGAAAACACCTCCCTCAGCAGTATCTACACCTCCAAATGATTTACAAAGGGTACAGGAGGAGATCCACATTGTAGAGTCCTCCTGgccacctccaccacctccttTGGAAGGGGACTCTGTATTTGATGGAGTGGATGAGGTTGactttcctccacctcctcctccatccatcATAACCGACAGTGCACCAGATGTGATGGCTGGTTGCGTCACAGAGTTGGGCAACCCTAATGTGCAGACTGTACAGAGTTCAGATTTGCACCCAGTTGTTCCACAACCAGTTATAAACGACACAGAACCAGTGATTGACGTGCAGGTTCCAAAATCTATAGCTTTTGAGGAGATttcttcatctgttttagagACTGTATTGCCTCCACCAGTGGAATCGCCTCTTATACCAAGTATGAAAAGAGCAGAAAGCCCAGTACCAAACACAGCTGTAGATCCTCCCGGCAGTTTCCAGAAGCGAGGTTCTCTGCAAATTGAAGATCCCCCTGTGTCCATCAGTACTCAGTTTTCAGCTCTGACTGTGCCTGTAGCGCCTCCTCTACCGTCAGATAATTTAACTCATGGAGTTAATTTCAGAAGACATTCCAGCCTAGCAAATCGAGATGCCAGGACCAAGGAGCTCCTCTCCCGCCACAAAAGTGTTCCCATTCCCAAAGAGGATGCTAACATACCTCTTGTCACCCCTTCCCTGCTTCAAATGGTTCGCCTGAGATCAGTCAACATGACCGAAGATCAGGTGCAAAGTCCGCCAGAGGACAAGTCCACAAATGAGGAAGCACCAGTTAAGGATAATTCCCCAGTTTCTATCCAAGGATCTCAAAACATTCCTCAAAAACCCATCCGCAAGTCTTTGTCACTGAAATCTCCCCCTCAGGCCATTAAATCATCCTCTGTGACAATGACCAGTCCTTCAATGCGCTTACAGGAAGCCATACGAATGAAAACTGCAGCAATGTCTTCAAGAGATGGTCTGCCCTCCAAACTGGGTGTGAAATCATCGACATACAGCTGCGTCAGTGACCCAGGAGCTTTGCCACGGAAATCACACGAAGGATATGACATGCACAAGTCTCCAGCTTCTACTGCTAGCTTTATCTTCTCTAGgagcacaaaaaa is a window of Maylandia zebra isolate NMK-2024a linkage group LG22, Mzebra_GT3a, whole genome shotgun sequence DNA encoding:
- the nhsl3 gene encoding NHS-like protein 3 isoform X2, coding for MSRRRSTGDLVPRDITEILAREAKAQRGQRKPGSSLGGAFSWLKGSRRKKNAGNGLNRNGSAVTDAKLGHQNHEPAKAGPKVNEDQKRLTVHYTASQHYQENVFIEGSRPQYLEDLHTEAQEGLKIQQQEEHKNGGNFPDSESIASTDTLHPDDINSKDGDASPESRANSGNTDSTVTFAAMTRPALTRQGSTFKPLNPIKRQDKSRKKTRRTTIMGIPNQVQKELGLNRNSTFQPLVSTEVSVNTQISNSQSSGVITISTDDGTPVANKLGARVHVSELEAFRGEELVRKHLQDHQDFGSQLFPTSNLRPKSLAVPGMTTSTSLSPSMFNFLQEPQGPVMSISPQATYLSTIIPNAVMPASIEFIEIDRSTSRTRGSSVNHGSSVNHGSSVRTVSKSSLASGDSAVSPLLSRRSDGDTSQTNHYHNDSTLATSASGSNWSESKSSETIISNSSPLSSKGSTQSSNSSQRVCLNGQTKQTAGDQDLVSFRSSVHAISSPSGKGENLVTRPATESGESVAVAAGEEAKNKKKRSLSVMKTKQPPAPPRRSNSLHSNKIRGNSRVVIVDNKSLNDSASGEVTFTRENIVPEDETKLVSTNSTKIPEDVSNFLRSSSPDSSTNPLSSAKASSNEDGLSPESSSSLQKVPPEDGKFERTISPSSGYSSQSGTPTLSPKGISPTSPEKQKKKPVKPERSASRASSSAASPSSSVTSLSSGTSELANTEVSVCSSNQPPQGSSPTVATKDLALKNNTSTFREEVNELLNIPPPPKVKAPCPPPPETWVHSRRTLELLCGPCPNVKQKAAQVQESTSNDTGTQTETRKEMQVLDQIQTATDKPIIELSKTQAKPELLSTMHPDRVHVVQEGKEYPEQETSFVQDKRKASVDVQQQEQSSSFVMKEPESQGTTPKKDPPPVMKKPMTLLHKGEMVLAEKSVEKENNVTSGTAEVTISVENYMSLEKGVTALFDESKAEMDRSEVQSMQTLSIEVPRINKFSPPPTPPPAYHPTPPLSRKTPPSAVSTPPNDLQRVQEEIHIVESSWPPPPPPLEGDSVFDGVDEVDFPPPPPPSIITDSAPDVMAGCVTELGNPNVQTVQSSDLHPVVPQPVINDTEPVIDVQVPKSIAFEEISSSVLETVLPPPVESPLIPSMKRAESPVPNTAVDPPGSFQKRGSLQIEDPPVSISTQFSALTVPVAPPLPSDNLTHGVNFRRHSSLANRDARTKELLSRHKSVPIPKEDANIPLVTPSLLQMVRLRSVNMTEDQVQSPPEDKSTNEEAPVKDNSPVSIQGSQNIPQKPIRKSLSLKSPPQAIKSSSVTMTSPSMRLQEAIRMKTAAMSSRDGLPSKLGVKSSTYSCVSDPGALPRKSHEGYDMHKSPASTASFIFSRSTKKVVIETASSPDAQANLKQSLAAELMQVSDQSKAAVFTFDGVKCDKVPPPVAKKPTQSSINSSPSLLNSLSKMEVNVKGNGAVVGGEHRSGINLSETTTTRVTADTIETLF
- the nhsl3 gene encoding NHS-like protein 3 isoform X3, whose amino-acid sequence is MGNGIQKKKKTEKSSSSSPSSCLSPNREKPKGVWLFGHADKLTTAGPKVNEDQKRLTVHYTASQHYQENVFIEGSRPQYLEDLHTEAQEGLKIQQQEEHKNGGNFPDSESIASTDTLHPDDINSKDGDASPESRANSGNTDSTVTFAAMTRPALTRQGSTFKPLNPIKRQDKSRKKTRRTTIMGIPNQVQKELGLNRNSTFQPLVSTEVSVNTQISNSQSSGVITISTDDGTPVANKLGARVHVSELEQAFRGEELVRKHLQDHQDFGSQLFPTSNLRPKSLAVPGMTTSTSLSPSMFNFLQEPQGPVMSISPQATYLSTIIPNAVMPASIEFIEIDRSTSRTRGSSVNHGSSVNHGSSVRTVSKSSLASGDSAVSPLLSRRSDGDTSQTNHYHNDSTLATSASGSNWSESKSSETIISNSSPLSSKGSTQSSNSSQRVCLNGQTKQTAGDQDLVSFRSSVHAISSPSGKGENLVTRPATESGESVAVAAGEEAKNKKKRSLSVMKTKQPPAPPRRSNSLHSNKIRGNSRVVIVDNKSLNDSASGEVTFTRENIVPEDETKLVSTNSTKIPEDVSNFLRSSSPDSSTNPLSSAKASSNEDGLSPESSSSLQKVPPEDGKFERTISPSSGYSSQSGTPTLSPKGISPTSPEKQKKKPVKPERSASRASSSAASPSSSVTSLSSGTSELANTEVSVCSSNQPPQGSSPTVATKDLALKNNTSTFREEVNELLNIPPPPKVKAPCPPPPETWVHSRRTLELLCGPCPNVKQKAAQVQESTSNDTGTQTETRKEMQVLDQIQTATDKPIIELSKTQAKPELLSTMHPDRVHVVQEGKEYPEQETSFVQDKRKASVDVQQQEQSSSFVMKEPESQGTTPKKDPPPVMKKPMTLLHKGEMVLAEKSVEKENNVTSGTAEVTISVENYMSLEKGVTALFDESKAEMDRSEVQSMQTLSIEVPRINKFSPPPTPPPAYHPTPPLSRKTPPSAVSTPPNDLQRVQEEIHIVESSWPPPPPPLEGDSVFDGVDEVDFPPPPPPSIITDSAPDVMAGCVTELGNPNVQTVQSSDLHPVVPQPVINDTEPVIDVQVPKSIAFEEISSSVLETVLPPPVESPLIPSMKRAESPVPNTAVDPPGSFQKRGSLQIEDPPVSISTQFSALTVPVAPPLPSDNLTHGVNFRRHSSLANRDARTKELLSRHKSVPIPKEDANIPLVTPSLLQMVRLRSVNMTEDQVQSPPEDKSTNEEAPVKDNSPVSIQGSQNIPQKPIRKSLSLKSPPQAIKSSSVTMTSPSMRLQEAIRMKTAAMSSRDGLPSKLGVKSSTYSCVSDPGALPRKSHEGYDMHKSPASTASFIFSRSTKKVVIETASSPDAQANLKQSLAAELMQVSDQSKAAVFTFDGVKCDKVPPPVAKKPTQSSINSSPSLLNSLSKMEVNVKGNGAVVGGEHRSGINLSETTTTRVTADTIETLF
- the nhsl3 gene encoding NHS-like protein 3 isoform X4 gives rise to the protein MVVYLRKSIHSLLSIFKKKAGPKVNEDQKRLTVHYTASQHYQENVFIEGSRPQYLEDLHTEAQEGLKIQQQEEHKNGGNFPDSESIASTDTLHPDDINSKDGDASPESRANSGNTDSTVTFAAMTRPALTRQGSTFKPLNPIKRQDKSRKKTRRTTIMGIPNQVQKELGLNRNSTFQPLVSTEVSVNTQISNSQSSGVITISTDDGTPVANKLGARVHVSELEQAFRGEELVRKHLQDHQDFGSQLFPTSNLRPKSLAVPGMTTSTSLSPSMFNFLQEPQGPVMSISPQATYLSTIIPNAVMPASIEFIEIDRSTSRTRGSSVNHGSSVNHGSSVRTVSKSSLASGDSAVSPLLSRRSDGDTSQTNHYHNDSTLATSASGSNWSESKSSETIISNSSPLSSKGSTQSSNSSQRVCLNGQTKQTAGDQDLVSFRSSVHAISSPSGKGENLVTRPATESGESVAVAAGEEAKNKKKRSLSVMKTKQPPAPPRRSNSLHSNKIRGNSRVVIVDNKSLNDSASGEVTFTRENIVPEDETKLVSTNSTKIPEDVSNFLRSSSPDSSTNPLSSAKASSNEDGLSPESSSSLQKVPPEDGKFERTISPSSGYSSQSGTPTLSPKGISPTSPEKQKKKPVKPERSASRASSSAASPSSSVTSLSSGTSELANTEVSVCSSNQPPQGSSPTVATKDLALKNNTSTFREEVNELLNIPPPPKVKAPCPPPPETWVHSRRTLELLCGPCPNVKQKAAQVQESTSNDTGTQTETRKEMQVLDQIQTATDKPIIELSKTQAKPELLSTMHPDRVHVVQEGKEYPEQETSFVQDKRKASVDVQQQEQSSSFVMKEPESQGTTPKKDPPPVMKKPMTLLHKGEMVLAEKSVEKENNVTSGTAEVTISVENYMSLEKGVTALFDESKAEMDRSEVQSMQTLSIEVPRINKFSPPPTPPPAYHPTPPLSRKTPPSAVSTPPNDLQRVQEEIHIVESSWPPPPPPLEGDSVFDGVDEVDFPPPPPPSIITDSAPDVMAGCVTELGNPNVQTVQSSDLHPVVPQPVINDTEPVIDVQVPKSIAFEEISSSVLETVLPPPVESPLIPSMKRAESPVPNTAVDPPGSFQKRGSLQIEDPPVSISTQFSALTVPVAPPLPSDNLTHGVNFRRHSSLANRDARTKELLSRHKSVPIPKEDANIPLVTPSLLQMVRLRSVNMTEDQVQSPPEDKSTNEEAPVKDNSPVSIQGSQNIPQKPIRKSLSLKSPPQAIKSSSVTMTSPSMRLQEAIRMKTAAMSSRDGLPSKLGVKSSTYSCVSDPGALPRKSHEGYDMHKSPASTASFIFSRSTKKVVIETASSPDAQANLKQSLAAELMQVSDQSKAAVFTFDGVKCDKVPPPVAKKPTQSSINSSPSLLNSLSKMEVNVKGNGAVVGGEHRSGINLSETTTTRVTADTIETLF
- the nhsl3 gene encoding NHS-like protein 3 isoform X1 — protein: MSRRRSTGDLVPRDITEILAREAKAQRGQRKPGSSLGGAFSWLKGSRRKKNAGNGLNRNGSAVTDAKLGHQNHEPAKAGPKVNEDQKRLTVHYTASQHYQENVFIEGSRPQYLEDLHTEAQEGLKIQQQEEHKNGGNFPDSESIASTDTLHPDDINSKDGDASPESRANSGNTDSTVTFAAMTRPALTRQGSTFKPLNPIKRQDKSRKKTRRTTIMGIPNQVQKELGLNRNSTFQPLVSTEVSVNTQISNSQSSGVITISTDDGTPVANKLGARVHVSELEQAFRGEELVRKHLQDHQDFGSQLFPTSNLRPKSLAVPGMTTSTSLSPSMFNFLQEPQGPVMSISPQATYLSTIIPNAVMPASIEFIEIDRSTSRTRGSSVNHGSSVNHGSSVRTVSKSSLASGDSAVSPLLSRRSDGDTSQTNHYHNDSTLATSASGSNWSESKSSETIISNSSPLSSKGSTQSSNSSQRVCLNGQTKQTAGDQDLVSFRSSVHAISSPSGKGENLVTRPATESGESVAVAAGEEAKNKKKRSLSVMKTKQPPAPPRRSNSLHSNKIRGNSRVVIVDNKSLNDSASGEVTFTRENIVPEDETKLVSTNSTKIPEDVSNFLRSSSPDSSTNPLSSAKASSNEDGLSPESSSSLQKVPPEDGKFERTISPSSGYSSQSGTPTLSPKGISPTSPEKQKKKPVKPERSASRASSSAASPSSSVTSLSSGTSELANTEVSVCSSNQPPQGSSPTVATKDLALKNNTSTFREEVNELLNIPPPPKVKAPCPPPPETWVHSRRTLELLCGPCPNVKQKAAQVQESTSNDTGTQTETRKEMQVLDQIQTATDKPIIELSKTQAKPELLSTMHPDRVHVVQEGKEYPEQETSFVQDKRKASVDVQQQEQSSSFVMKEPESQGTTPKKDPPPVMKKPMTLLHKGEMVLAEKSVEKENNVTSGTAEVTISVENYMSLEKGVTALFDESKAEMDRSEVQSMQTLSIEVPRINKFSPPPTPPPAYHPTPPLSRKTPPSAVSTPPNDLQRVQEEIHIVESSWPPPPPPLEGDSVFDGVDEVDFPPPPPPSIITDSAPDVMAGCVTELGNPNVQTVQSSDLHPVVPQPVINDTEPVIDVQVPKSIAFEEISSSVLETVLPPPVESPLIPSMKRAESPVPNTAVDPPGSFQKRGSLQIEDPPVSISTQFSALTVPVAPPLPSDNLTHGVNFRRHSSLANRDARTKELLSRHKSVPIPKEDANIPLVTPSLLQMVRLRSVNMTEDQVQSPPEDKSTNEEAPVKDNSPVSIQGSQNIPQKPIRKSLSLKSPPQAIKSSSVTMTSPSMRLQEAIRMKTAAMSSRDGLPSKLGVKSSTYSCVSDPGALPRKSHEGYDMHKSPASTASFIFSRSTKKVVIETASSPDAQANLKQSLAAELMQVSDQSKAAVFTFDGVKCDKVPPPVAKKPTQSSINSSPSLLNSLSKMEVNVKGNGAVVGGEHRSGINLSETTTTRVTADTIETLF